GGCAAACATGATGTGGATGGAGTGAGGGTAGTGGTTACAGCCATTGGGTGGACGTAAAAAAAGAAAGAGTATTTTTCGTTCAACATGTATTCCGCCCACCTCTGTAACCAGGCAACCAAAGTTTAGAAGTGTGTCAAAAAAACCTTTGCCTCTCAGACGTGCATTATCGTTGTTTCCGCGTGTACGCTGGCCAATGCAGATTCACGGGGAAGAGGCCCACAGAACATGTTCAAGATGGGCAGGACGGTTTGTTACTATACGGATGATCTTCTTGATTGGCTGGAGAAAACCAAAAAAATATAGGTTATAAATTTTATTGATTGATCAGTCATATTAGTATAAGTAATGATTTATTCTATCAATTAACCTTAACCCTTCAAAAGGGAGTTTTCAAGTGGTGTTCATGTCTTGGGAATGTGGTAACTATTATGGATGGCCCTTGCCACAGATTCTGAACCTTGATGATGGTCTGAAAAGAGAAAAAATATAAGCACAAGCCCGTTCCTGCCTTTGATGGTGGGGATGGGTTTTTTGTTGTAGTTTAAAATAATCATGTGCATGACAAAAAAAACAAATTCGAAAATTTACACCGGGGGTGCTTATGTTCAAGATTTTACCAATTGTCATGATTTTTACTTTTTTGTTGATGAATTGTGCACTGGCAACTACTAAAACTACTGTTGAGTGGAGAAATGAAGCCATTGCTTTAGAAGTGAAAGAGGACTGGCAGGGTGTTATTAATCATGCTTTGGATTGGACAAAAGCTGTACCTGATGATGATATGGCTTGGTTCCAGTTAGGGTTTGGCTATATTCAATTAGGTCGCTTTTCTCAGTCAATATTCGCTTACCAAAGAGCCTTAAAGATCAACCCACATCTTGCTGAAGCCTGGCACGGCCTTGGGAGTGCTTATTTAGAAACAGAGCAATATTTACAGGCAAGAGACGCAAACCAAAAAGCCCTGGAAATTATCCCAGAAGATGTTGGTGCCTGGATCAATTTGGGGCTTGCTTCTAAGTAACTACAATCTTTTTGCTAATAAAATCAGACGCTTATAATTATCACAATTTTAAGATTTTTACATATGATTGATTATCAATTGCCAGAAAAATTCCGTCAAAGATGGGAACTTTGCGCCTGGCACAGGGACTGTCCCTCGCTGTGTAAATTTTGTCATTAAAGCCAATTTCTTCCAGGGACCAATGCAGCATCAAACTTTTTAATAGTACCTCGCGGGGACTGTCCCAATTTCCAGAAAAGTGACAGACTCTTAAAGTTACTCACACGTTCGGTCCCGGTCCGCCCGGGTGAGGAGCTTCTAAGTAACTACAATCTTTTTGCTAATTCTGAAAATGGCCTGGGTAAGCAGAAAACGCTACTTGCAGAACTGCTCAACAAAAACCAGCTTTACGTCAATCTTTCTGAAATTGAGGACAAGAACTTTAATGTCAGTGAGGAAGATAACAAGCTGAACAGGCTGTTTTTCCGGGGAGCAGAGTAATGCCCGTAAAGTTCTTATATGATGAACTGGATGCTGTATCCAGAATGGGATTTTTGAACAAAGAGATACCTGATTATCTCAAAGATAATCTCAACCCCAGGTTTGAGCTGCGGCCATATCAGGATGAGGCCTTTGCACGATTTTTTTACTGTCTGAACAGTGATTTTCCAGGTAAGGACTATCCGCTGCATCTTCTATTCAACATGGCCACTGGAAGCGGCAAGACTCTTATCATGGCCGGATTGATCCTGTACCTGTATGAACGGGGTTACAGGAATTTTCTGTTTTTTGTTAACTCCACCAACATTATTGAGAAGACTAAGGAAAATTTTCTCAATCCGAGGTCTTCAAAGTTCTTGTTTAACGAAGATATTCGCTTTGGCACCTCAAGAGTAAACATCTCCCAGGCAATCAATTTTGAGGACGTAAATGACAGTGATATTAACATCTGCTTTACTACCACCCAAAAACTGCACTCCGACCTGACCACTGAAAAAGAAAATTCCATCACATACGAGGACTTCAGGCATAAAAAGATAGTGTTATTATCTGATGAAGCTCATCACATGAATGTCAGCACCACGACAGGAAAAATGCTGGCTGTGAGCTGGGAAAACACAGTTGAGCGCATCTTCAGACAGAATGAAGACAATATTCTGTTAGAATTTACCGCCACTTTGGATTATACTCAGAGAAATATTGTCAACAAATACCGCCATAAGGTTATTTACCGCTATGATTTGCGCCAGTTTCAGGATAGCTATTCTTTTATGTGGGATGCTTACGAAGACACAATATTTTCTTTGCTTATGTCCGAAGTAAAACAACTTGAAGGACATATCGCCCAGGCGATTTGGTTTCAGACAGGTGATGGTATTGACTGGCTGGTTGAAAACGAGAACAGCCCTAATGTTTTTTATGATGAAAGCTCAATTGCCAATCATATTATGAACGAATACGTTCTGACTGCTGCTGATGATTGGTCAAATGAACGAATACGGAAATATCTTGATGGCTATTGGGAATAGCTTAATCCCGCATATTTTACTTTAATCAATTTTTTGGCCTTGGGTATTTACCTACTTCTGATTTTTCTTTTTGGACTTGATGTATTCTCTCATCTCGAGCAGTGCCTGTTCCGCTTCTTTCTGAAGAGAAGCGACGTAAGAGGCCGTGGCATCCTTTTCCGTCTGTGATAGGGCAGGTTCCTTTTCTGAGTCATGTTGTTGGGGGGAACTTCAGATTCAGATGTTCATGCAGCATCTTTAAAGTTTGAGGAGTTTTATGTTGGGGTTGTGGCTGGCGGGCGGTGATCTGGAGCTGGCCGGATATGACGGAGAAGTAAAAAAAATGAATCTGGAGTTGACATCTGTCAACCATGAGTATACTTTATGGCTCGAAACAGCGCATATTACAGCTTAGGAAAAGTAAAAAGCCTTGTTAAGTCAGGTAATTGCTCTATTAACTCAAAGGCCAGAGTGACTGCACGTAATGATTTTGGGTGGGATTTTTCAGACATAACCAATGCCATTTTAAAGCTCCAACACAGTCACTACTACAAGACAGAAAAAAAATATGACGATCCCAGTGTTTTCGTTGATTATTACAGGGCAAACAATTTAATGGGAGAAAATGTATACATACATTTTCGAGTAGAAAATGATTGTCTGGTAATTTGCAGCTTTAAGGAGATTTAATATGAAATGCCATCTTTGTGGGGAAAAATTAATTTCTCAAACAGGAACTCTTCAACTGCCAAGCAAGATACTCTCAGATATAACTTTAAATAATGTTCTTTTTTTCAAATGTGAGCATTGTGAAGAGGTTGTTTTGCCTAGTGAAACTTGGAAAATAGCTGATAATGAAGAAAAAAAACAGATAGAAGATTGCCTAAAGAACCTGCCTGTCAAGGACTTTATTGGTGCATCAAAAGCATCCTCAATTCTTGAGATATCCAGGCAGGCATTGCATAAACATCGCCGGATACGAAGGGGGTTTATTTATTCTATTTTGCATGAAGATAAAATACTCTACCATGAAAAATCTGTCAGACTATACAAGCAAAAAGGTGATGGCAGGTTTCCCCTGTCTCCAAGGAAAAGTTTCTTTAAAAAACCAATAAAATATTTCTCACCCTCAGTCAGTAACAAGATTTCCATCGATTTTTTTAATAGTTATAGTAGCCATGACATTACGAGCCAATGGGGTATCATTAAAAATAAATCAACTAAGTCGTTAGGGTATACATATGTCCAATAAAAACGATCAAGATAGCCAGACCATTCAATTACATTTAAACAACAACAATAAAACTTTGTGGGTTGATCAACTTACAATAGCAGTTCGTGATGATGGTTTGTGTTTAGCAAGAATGTTTACCCGCCTACCAGAGGGCAATTTTGAACAATTCCGTTTTGTTACCAGTGAAGATAAACTGAAAGATTTCGTTAAAGCTCTATGCTCAGCTACAAACTACTATCCCAAAAAGCCACCCAAAGAATAATCAACAAAATAGTATAACCCCCAACCCCGCTTCGGCGGGGTTTTTTTGTTGGTGAGGGTGGTGCGGTGGTAAGGTTGATAAAGGGGGCATTGATGCACTTTGAGGCTTCCCCCTCAGAAAATGAAGCCAAAGAAGACCGTTTAAGGTCCTTCAAAATCATTTTATGACCTTGAGTGTTACCATAACTCTTAGGGCGTTAATTTGGGCATGGTGTGCGTTTTTCTGGCCACTGTTACCAGAGAACTGGCCAACAGCATAAATGAAACGGCACTCCTGGGGATAGGGTGAGTGAAAGGCAATTATAAGGTAGGGCTTATAAAATGTGTTGCAACAGCACGTTAAAAATTGAATAAAATCAGGCGTTTGTCACTGAATGGCAACTGAATTGGTTTTGAACGTAAGTATCTGATTTTAATATATAGTTACAGAATCATTGCAACACCCTTTTATAGTCATGAAAATTTTATTCCCACGAATCATGAAAATAACCACCAACAAAAAGAAAAAGCTCCGGCTGCTCCCGGGGGCAGGGTAAGTGATGAACATTTATGGGGATGAGTTAGGGATAAAGAGGGTTCGCTTAAAAGGAGCAATGCTCCAAATAACCATGAACCACAAAAAAAAAGATGGGATGATCAACTAAGGGCAGGACAAGAAGGGGTAAAGATTCTATTTTCAGATTTCCTGAAAATTACCGTCAATCCATTCCATAAAATCAGAAGAAACCCCGGACCACAACCAAACTCCATCCAGGCATGAACAACCAGGATATACCCACCCGCCACACCCTAAGAACTAAGGAAAAGCACAAAGAATCTTTTCCCGCTCACCTCCCCGGAAAGAGAGACAAGAGACATCTTCTGTCAATTCTTATCCTTTTCTTGATGGATCACCGGAACATATCTGTAATGAATTTTTGACAATAAAATAACGTATGAAAATAAAGATGGTTGGACAGGGGCTGGACAAAATTAAAATATGGGGATTATGCAAATAAAAAAAGGGTTCTTAGAAATCTCTGAAAACCCTTGTAAATTCTATGGTGCCGGAGGAGAGACTCGAACTCTCATGACCGTAAGGCCGCGGGATTTTGAGTCCCGTGCGTCTACCAATTTCACCACTCCGGCAGAACTTGTTCTCATATTACTTTCATATTTATCAGTCAAGAATTTTATTATCGATAACCACTCAATTTATCTGTCAGTGTCTCACAGGGCAGTCAGAAAACAATCCGGAGAGTGACTTTAATGGATAGACCTTTTTTGGAAATTGTGAGAAACCCCGCACTGAAACATTAAAAAGACTGATACTGCATTGACAATCTCAAAACTTCAAAAGATACTTTGACAATATACTATATTTATAACTACAGAGAAACATACACATTAACCAACAGGTGAAATCTTTTTTAACTTTTACCCAAAGCTTTTGAGAGGCTTAGACCTTTTAACTGCTAAGCTGCCTTTAGTAACTTTTTAAAAATACCCAAATTATTTAACTGTTTTGTAGTACTAAGGCGGGCTGTGTCCAGAACCCAATTTAAACAAGAATAGTTAAGTTTGGGCGATAACCTTACTTTTCAGGCTGAAGGCTGAAGGCTGAAGAATAAGGATCTTGGGCATCATTGCTCTTTCAAGATTAAATAAATTTCCTGTTTTTTTCTAAAGGATTGAAACGGTAAGTTACTAAGCTTTTTCCGCGACCTTGCACGGAAAAAGTGACCCCTTCGGGGCAGCTTCAGCTAAACCTATGAATGACGGATTGAGCACGGGGACTGGCTCTTCCGGCATTTATTTTTCTAATTTGTTTCTTGCTCAATAAAAAATAAGTGCCGGGGTGCCTGTCCCCACAAACATGAAAGCAAGGATTTTTTAACAACAAAAATGTTTGTTTGAAATTTCCACTAAGCGCCTAATATTGTGATATTTTTATGGAAAATAAATTTGCTGTAGATGTTGGACTGAATATTTGGATAGATGTTAAAAATGAAACTGTTTTTTGTCAGGGCCGGGCACTTTTGCTTGAAAGGATCAGAGAGCATGGTTCATTGCGCAAGGCAGCCAAAAGTCTCAAAATGTCCTACAGGGCTGCCTGGGGCAAGCTCAAACAAACTCAGGAGGTTCTTGGTTGCGAACTGGTTACTCTTAGTTCTTCCAGGCCCAAATGTTATAAGTTGACAGCTGAAGGCGAGAAAATTCTAATCCAGTATCTGTCATGGCGACAACTGGTAGAAAATTTAGCAGCATCAGAATCTTCTCAGCTAAAATCCCTTCTTGAGGAACTTATTAAAGCTTCCCATCAATAGACTTTCCTTCACAAATTTGTGCTCTATTCTTTTGCATGGAGCATAAATCAACACCATCAGATGTTTATGCTAAATTAAGCATAGATTTACAACCTTCATGTTTATGCTATTGCTATAAGTATTGTAACGCTCCGGCAACACGCTGCCCGGTTGTGTATGCTTGTTCAGAATCTGAAAGTGTCAGATAACTTATAGCCATGGAGGTTTTTTTATGAAAAGAATGATTATTTTGTTAGTTCTCGCTGGTTTTATTTTTGCTGGAATCACTCCCTGTCAAGCTCAGGACAAAGTCATTACCATGAGCACCACTACAAGCACTGAAGCTTCAGGACTGCTGGATTATCTGCTTCCTGAATTCAAGAAAGATACCGGCATTACTGTCCGGGTTATGTCCAAAGGAACAGGAGCAGCGCTTCGCGACGGCATGGACGGCAATGCTGATGTTGTTTTTGTGCATGATGTAGTCAGAGAAAATAAGTTTGTTGAAGAAGGTTATGGAACCAAGCGTTATTATGTCATGTATAACGATTTTATCATTGTTGGTCCTGAAGCTGATCCTGCTGGAATCAGGGATGCTTCAGATGCAGTTGCGGCCATGATGCGCATAGCTTCTGCCAAAGCACCTTTTGTATCCAGAGGTGATGACAGCGGAACTCATGGCAGAGAAA
Above is a window of Desulfonatronovibrio magnus DNA encoding:
- a CDS encoding type II toxin-antitoxin system MqsR family toxin, which translates into the protein MARNSAYYSLGKVKSLVKSGNCSINSKARVTARNDFGWDFSDITNAILKLQHSHYYKTEKKYDDPSVFVDYYRANNLMGENVYIHFRVENDCLVICSFKEI
- a CDS encoding tetratricopeptide repeat protein; amino-acid sequence: MFKILPIVMIFTFLLMNCALATTKTTVEWRNEAIALEVKEDWQGVINHALDWTKAVPDDDMAWFQLGFGYIQLGRFSQSIFAYQRALKINPHLAEAWHGLGSAYLETEQYLQARDANQKALEIIPEDVGAWINLGLASK
- a CDS encoding winged helix-turn-helix domain-containing protein, translating into MENKFAVDVGLNIWIDVKNETVFCQGRALLLERIREHGSLRKAAKSLKMSYRAAWGKLKQTQEVLGCELVTLSSSRPKCYKLTAEGEKILIQYLSWRQLVENLAASESSQLKSLLEELIKASHQ
- a CDS encoding DEAD/DEAH box helicase family protein, coding for MPVKFLYDELDAVSRMGFLNKEIPDYLKDNLNPRFELRPYQDEAFARFFYCLNSDFPGKDYPLHLLFNMATGSGKTLIMAGLILYLYERGYRNFLFFVNSTNIIEKTKENFLNPRSSKFLFNEDIRFGTSRVNISQAINFEDVNDSDINICFTTTQKLHSDLTTEKENSITYEDFRHKKIVLLSDEAHHMNVSTTTGKMLAVSWENTVERIFRQNEDNILLEFTATLDYTQRNIVNKYRHKVIYRYDLRQFQDSYSFMWDAYEDTIFSLLMSEVKQLEGHIAQAIWFQTGDGIDWLVENENSPNVFYDESSIANHIMNEYVLTAADDWSNERIRKYLDGYWE
- a CDS encoding substrate-binding domain-containing protein, with product MKRMIILLVLAGFIFAGITPCQAQDKVITMSTTTSTEASGLLDYLLPEFKKDTGITVRVMSKGTGAALRDGMDGNADVVFVHDVVRENKFVEEGYGTKRYYVMYNDFIIVGPEADPAGIRDASDAVAAMMRIASAKAPFVSRGDDSGTHGREKQLWQKTGLALTDAMSPADGSGWYFSIGQGMGAALLFAEEMNGYVLADRGTYLHYKLGRQETYELGIAYEGGDMLQNPYGVIPVNPEMHPHVKYDLARTFAQWLVSERGQEVIGSYQLHGQPLFFPDAK